Within Phycodurus eques isolate BA_2022a chromosome 7, UOR_Pequ_1.1, whole genome shotgun sequence, the genomic segment CCAAATCTTTCCTGGAGCTGTGAAAGGGCACGtttcattcatcatcatcatcagttcTGAATGAGGTGTAACTGGTGTGTTTAAATCTCACAGTCACATGGGCCTTTTTATTCTTTAAGCAATTCACAAAGTGAGGTCCCTGTTTGTTACCTGCAAGTATGTTTCAAGAGCCACCCATATCTCCCACTTGCTGAGTGGCCGGCCCTCTTTTACAAATTGCTCCAATCGACTCTTTCTTTTTTCTGGGGTGACATCTCCATGAGCCTGTATTGAAGAACCAATGATGTGAATGTAAAACACCATAATCCTATCATATTGCCCAGTCAAAGAAGAACAATTTGTTCACCTTTTCCTTTTTGACCCCTAACACCTCCTCATGTACATACACTGACCAAAGGTTGCATGTGCACTCTGTGGTATGTGGCCGGAACTCCCAGCAATCTCTCTGCTGGTTGTGACCGAGCTCGTGGATTGGGCCCCACAGGCCTTTAGTCTTGGCATTCTTAATGTTGACCAGTTCATTTGCTGAGGCCTTGTGCATCATGACGGGGTAACCAGAGTGCATCCAACctgaagagagagaaaaaataatgcCAATGCTGTATTTCGCAACTCTCTCGTCAAGTGAAAGTTAACATCAACATTATAAAAGAGTCCATAAAGTtatttcacaaaatgtttttctcgcTCTTCCTGGTTTACAGCCATATTATGTTTTGGATAGACTCCATAAAACGGACGGTTATGTAAGTTATGTCCCAGAGTGTTATGGAAGGGCAGTTCCAGTATAGTGTTTGAAACACGTTATACAACATTTACGGCCGTTAACAAACATAAATACCATTAGAAATCTGCACATCTGCTACAAAGCGTTCTTTGCGGGGAAATTTGTGTGGTTTGGCAGCCAGGTCAGCAATGCCTCTCATAATCGTGTCCCAGATTGTTGCCAGCGAATCTGGTTGATCCAGATTCCGAATGACATCTGATGGTACAGTGAGTACGACATTTTCAAACTCCAACTCTGCCCAAGGGGAAGGAGCTGTTCGCAGCATGGCCCAATCGCCTGGTGTTGTCACACCTGAAAAGAGCAGAgggatactgtatatattatgttttccaactacagtaggcttaacatttttaaactgcCTCATGGTATCATGGTAAAAAAGTACATGAAATATTGATCTTCTTGGATGTGGGTAGGATATTTGTATCGTcttgtaaaaatgtgaacaagCTGTTCACAAGGACTGGCAGAAGTGACTGTAAACTTTATAATGTGCATGCCAGCCAATTGTTGGTGAGGCATACACAGTTACCGCTATACTTAATGTTTTAGTGATATATTCAGTGATATTCAACCTTTATtgggccaaggcacatattttatatttgaaaaatttCACAGCGCACCTACAAACTAAAACGCTACAAAAAATGGATACACCTGTCAAATATGTACTTTCTGCAATCTGAttgaaaagtatttatttgttctgtctgtcactctaCATCGCTGGCATGGACAGATGAGCAATGATCCATTAGTTTTTGCAAAGaataattttctgaccaattaaatgaaatttgatcatttcccacggcacacctgtaGAGTTCTCAAGGCACagtaatgtgccacggcacactggttgggaatcattggtATAAGGACACAcaagtagaaaaaaaaccctgaagTCAGAGAAGACCAAtcacatcatactcaccagattTATAATAAGGTGCCGGCACAGCTACCTGCACTATGACCTCTAACCCTCCCATTTTGGTTTTAGGTGGGGCCACCAAGTAGATGAGACCTCCCCACAAATTCCACACCTGCAACATCTCAGTGTTGATAGGAAATTGCTCATGAACACTGGGCGCTCTCTTCAGCTCGGCAGCCTTAAGATAGTCTGTTTGACAACCGATTTGGACCTGTGGTGGAACAGAAATGATgatttttacaaacaatattCTGAAGCAATGCAAGCTGCAATTCCTTATGTACTGTAaatccatctattcattttctgtagcgcttgtctTTATCAGGGTATCGGGTGAGCTGAAtttatcccagccgactttgggtgagaggcggggtacacgctagACTGGTATCtggtcaattgcagggcattaccatccatccatccattttcgacactgcttatcctcactagggtccttTACAATAAAATCAATGTAATCAATTTACAGTCCTCAATGAACATAACACGCTTGTTTTTGGTACGTGGGAGGAAGCTGCAGTATCTGGGGGGGAACCTACACAAGCATGAGGaaatgtgcaaactccacacaggagggcctgagtcaagattcaaaccctgaacctgttcagtcttttaaaaatattaactgACAACTGTTTTCACAGCTTGATGTTATTTTAATCATCAATCAAGTAGGTGTTGGGCTTAGCCCTAATTCAGTTCGGAATTCTCCATCAAATTGGGACAATTGAATGCCTTGAACGTTGTGCACAAAGTTTGGAGAAGGCTGTTTCTGTTCCCCAGTGTACAAAGCAAGGTCAATTTAGGCATTCTTGGATGTTCATAGTATTAAGCTGCTGCATTACAGTGATTTGAGCATAGGgccactggaagagatgcagcataaatgaacagaaatacaatacatcataataataatcatttgcaTATATTTGTGTGCCATACCTTCCATCCTTTGTTGACAATCTGTGGAGGCATTGCTATGTAGGTCTTCATACCGTGAGAGAGGTAGAGACCAGTACTGATCCACTCTTCACTTTCTGATACATAAAGTGAAACACACAATCTTGTCAATATAATATAGCACTGTATATAGGTTGAACCTTCACATGGGCAAACAATAAGGCCTAACCTGCTGTGTTGACATTCAATGGAATCCTGTGATTATAGACAACAGGCAACAAGGGGATCTGCTCGATGAGGTAAGGCAGCAGGCTGTCAGGATTGGGGCAAGCCTTATAAACCTCTGAGCCCACATTGAGCAGAAGATGGTCTTTGGGACTTTTCACTGGGCAGGTGTCACACACCTTAAAAAATGAACATTGGAATGCTGGGTAAATGTAGTACACGAAAGCACTATCCATTTGCAGTATAGAATTACATCTATATGTCAACCAACATCAGCAACCAAGGACCTGATTGACCCACTGAGCTTTATGTTGTCTACCTACCTGTGGCATGCCAGATTTCTTCACGACATGCGTAAGGGTGGACAGGACCTGAGCGTATGAACAGCGATCGTGGGCATTCATTTTTAGGAAGGCGGCGCAGTCCTTGCCAAGCTTTTTAAGGCATTGCTCCTCATGCTTGGTAAGATCCTCTCCCTCAGTTACATGAGCAGCAAAGCGTTGTAGAAGGTGGCGGAAGTGGTAGGTGTCTTTGGAAGTCTGGCTGGGTACAGGGGCTTTGAAGCGACCTCCCCGAATGGTTCCACTCAACAAGCTCAAGCCCATTTTGTTCAGGATCTTGTTCCCTGCCATGACAACCAGTGTCATTTAGGATGTTCTGCATGTATCATATACAGTACTACAACAGGAGCTGAGAAAAACATCATCACTCTTACGGTGAGTGTAATACCTGAGAACTCTGTGAGTGGGTTTTGGCCACTGTGTTGCTGTGACCAGTACCAAGCATGGCCACCAATCAGCAGGCCTCCTCCCTCCGCCACAAAGTTCTGGATCTCCTGTGCAtgtttttcactgtaggctgaacatacaaacacactcaGGTCTTTCCTGAAGTCGCTCTTCTCACACTTAAACCCGGATTTCTTGAGAACGTCAAGGGCGTTATGTTGCAGGACGCCAACAGTGCCACGTCGGCCATCATCCAACCAGTGAATAGCATTGGTCCAAAATGGAGCCAGCTCCTGTGATAAACCGAACAAAAAGTGTATTCATCACATAACAACATTTGGCAGATCAGCACACAACtctatttatttgaaatgacGCATGGTAATACACAGCACTGACATGATCCATGTTTTTATTAACGTTACCTCTCGTCCCAGAAACCCTTCATGGCTCACAAGAATAATGCGTCCAAGCCCATAATAGGAGGCTGCCAGAAATGGCCGGCCATCTTCTGTCTTTCCGATAGGGAAGGCGAGCCGTCCGTGAATCAGAATCTCAGAAGCAATCGCACCGCCCGTAATGTCAAACTCAGATATTCCCTGAAGTAAGAACTCCAGGTCGCCCTCAAACTCCTTACCCAGTCTGCATTTTAAGAACAACGAAAGGTTTAAGTAGCCGATTGAAACAAAGACAACCAGGCATGTGCACAGATAGCCACtaggtggtgctcaagcacctgtcTTTTTGCCCTGAGCCAGAAAGGTGCCCTTTTTGGTgcatcccatttttttcttcatcaatatttcaaagaaaaaactaTCCTCTCTGTCATCAATTTCACCTAAAGTGTTTATAAATCTAACcaacatttatttgagtcccTGGGAGAATTGTACATATGCTTCTGCCTTGTCATCAGCCACCGTCCTCCTCCTATCAAAACCTGTCATTTGAACAAATTATTACGCATAACagagtttcaagacatttgacAGGTTTTAGGACCCCTGAAGGTGTGAAAATGACCTCTGAAAAGTGTGCGGACTTTCTGACTGACCACTTTCTTCCTTggtaccaaaagaaaaaaacgtgctttcataaaacaaaatcatcttCAAGCATGACAAAGATCCATCtcaaaagaaattcaagcagcAACTCTCCAAAAAGTCACAAGTTTAATGGATGTAAGACTTGTGAAGCTGCTATAAAATAAGGGGTCCTATGTCAAAAATGTAACTTGacatgtttttaattgaaatagCTTTAGattgtatttaaatatgacCTCCTAATGCTGCAAATTCCAAAAATGACTATTCACAGTTCTTTAAAACCTAAAAATTCTGTTGTGCGTAATGATTTTGAACAGCACATTTtaagttttgtattttaaaaaaaatactgttataATTGGcaggtttgttcaaaaacattttaaaaacatttctgacaGATGATGAGTTGAAAATTATGCTGACTGTCATTTGTATCTACTACTTaggaaaatctgagaaaaaatataatttgtataATAATTTAGAATGCAGTTTCCTCCTGTTTTTTCTGAATTGTATGAATCATTTTTGCAATGGGTGTCCTTTTTTGGCAAGAGCACCTTGCCCCAAAATGTCGACGGACGTGACTGAAGCACACCAGAACTAACATAGTTGCACAGTATAATTGTATATATAGTacaacaaatatactgtacgtgcCTATTCCATAGTAATCTGAGCTATGAACATACACTGCACTACTTCACTTACAAATGTAAACAGTAAAGCTCAATCAAGGATAATTATGGAAAGAATCATAATTGTAAAagtataataaaatattcagactggaaagttgtaaaatgtaatagtatattattaataatagtgTGAATCCAGAAGTAAGAGATCAATGTCATATATATCTTACAgttaaataacattaaaatttaCATACACCACTCGCATCCATGAGGCTGGAATCTGAGGATAGACAGGCAACAATTCAGCTTCACCCGGATGTTCAGAGAAGTAGATCCCAGCCACACCAGACACTTTATTCCCTCCAAACCGAAGCAATGTGTTCTCCTTCGGGTGGTCTGCGGCCCAACTCCACGCTTCCCCTCCAATCAACACTCCTCCGCCATTTTTCAGAAATGCCACCAGGTCCTTCCCATCTATATTCAAGTTATAGGTGTCTGTTACATAAACACCAACATCCATATTCTTTTGGAATGCCCCCACAACTTCAATTTGGAAGCTGGATCTGCTGAGATTATCAGCCACTGCTTTAATGCTTTTGTTGACCCCCACTGACAGGTTGCGTGAGCTATCTCCTCTCAGCCAAATCACTGCATTTTCTACCAGAGTGGAAAATGTTGTCAAGTACGCCACATGTCCCAGGACCACAATTCTTCCAGAGCCATACTGGGAGGCAGCCATCAGGACCTCGCCTTGGCTGTTCATCACCAAAGGAAATGCATGTTCTCCAGTCAGTACTAGGGCACTGGGAACAAAAGAGCCACGGAGGTCCACCTCTCTCAAGCCTCTCATCAGGGACAAATAGTCTCCCTCACGGAGATGTTGTTGAGTCGACATGGTGTAAAGTGAATAACTGCAATTAAGTGCAAAGAGAAAAGAGTgtgaattcaaaacaaaattaccATAAATGAGTGAAAGATATTGTTAAACCTTACATCCCATCAAGTAGAAACATTTCAGAGGACTAAATTAGTTGTTCTCTACCGAGTGACTCCGAAGTCTACATGTTATCACAATGTCATATATTTACCTGAGAGCTCGCACCTGAAGTCTAGGAACTGACACTAGGcaaatgtgtactgtatacgaAAGCAACAGAACAGAGGCGGGACAGCAGTGAGAATAACCAAGACTTTTGACAAAGACCAAGAACAAACACTATTGGACAAAACAGATGATAACGTGTCTATCAGGATTCTTCCGAGTTTGATCTTTTACTCTTCATGGGATACGCCCCGGTAAACTTGCTCATCCACTCCCATATTGATGTCATGTAATCCAAAACAGTCCAACACTATTAGTCCAAATACAACATTTGCAAAAAGCCCTTCAGTGCGAGCTCTGCATCAACAATAGAGTCTTGTTAAATTAATGCCTCTATCACAGTGACAAAACGGTTAATCATGACCTTACAATTTTTGTATATTAAGGTATATTGTGCAGTGTTGTGTGAATGCCGTCACCAAAAGTTATGAAATAGGCTATAACCTGCTCGTATAGCTCAAGGTTAAACGCTCTAATCCtaaaaaaagggaaacatgaAACTACTCAACTCAACTTACTTAGCTATCTTGATCCACTTGTCTTCCCTGTTAAAGAGAAAGGAAGTCAGTCGATCATTATGGGAGTCAGATACATGAATCTCGAACAGAAGCGCGAATCTCTGCgcagtttataaaaaaacaaaggtcgttttacaaaaatatagcGTAtagtttaaatatttataacgATGGCTGACACGTGAGAAAGATAGAAAATTAATGTAAACCAAATAGTTTAGCCAGATTCTTTTCGACTTGGAATCCCGGAAAACTTTGGCGTGACCGGAACCTTCAAATTTACCACGTTTCAAGACGGTCCTATTACGCTGAGGGActgagggtaaaaaaaaaaaaaaaaaagcccaacaGAGAGACCaataagttctgccgaaattaagATACCGttccaagtgaaaataaaacattgtcttCCAGATATTCACGACTTTAGTTGTTACTTTAAGGTTGTGTTGCTGCAATGTCCTGCGTTCTGGTTAGTTCATCAGGGGCTCGGGTCCTTCTGGAGGATGGGCGAGCCTTGCTGTTGGGTCGGGGTCCCGACACCAGAGTCGTCGACAAGAAGTGTTCGAGACACCAGGGTGAATTCAACACTCACGCGTTTAAATGCTTCCACCACACTGCTGTTCAAATAGATATTTTGTTGTGTATCACAGTATTAGacgtggttgttttaaagtCTGCCTGATCGACACTCGCAACAATATTGAATGTGGACTGTAATTATGTGCCGCTTCCGCAAACTTGCATTTGTTTCTCTTAACACACAAATATTATACGATTTGAAAATATCATCAACCTTTGTTGTGTGATTTTGTGTGGTTGTGACAATCTTCTGTGTTTGTTCCAGTGAAGGTGGTGGCTTGCTTTGAAGACCAGGATGTGGTTGTCACTCAGGTAGGAAAACAAACGCTTTAGCGTTATGTACCTGCCCTATTAAGTAGTCAGCTGTAGCTTtgttattctttaaaaaaaaaaaaaaaataaagatcctCCTCTCTTGTAAGACAGCAAAGTTAATATTTATCTTCGCCTCAGGTGTCGTCATGTCGAAACAAGTGATGGTATATTTGATTGTATTGTCTTGATCTACCCTACATGTTGTACATTTGATAACCGTATACAATCTACAACACGAGTATTCTTATTCTTTAACAGCTTGGTCCCAATCCAAGTTTCCtggagggtgagaagcttggccGTGGGCAGTCTGGTAAACTCAGTCATGGGGGCACCCTCTACCTGGTCAACCAGCAATACCCATTTCAACTGTGCTTCACCTCGAGCTCGGCTCGAGCTGCTTCCAGTACGGTACAAGGAGGGCTCAAAGatacaaacaaatcaaaagGTGGGAAGAACGGGAATGAAAAAAGGTCACCTTGGAGTCTACCTAAGCGCAGTATGAAGGATTTCTTTCATACCTCTCCCATGAAGGTAAATTAATTTGCTTACTTATTTAACTGCATTTTAGAGGCAGATTTGTGACTGCCATCTCTGTCTAGTCTTCAAAAAGGCCACTTAGCCCAGAGAGAGGGCATCCTGATGCAAAGCGCCAGAGAGGGGATGAGGAGGCCTCTAGTGGAAGGAATAAGGAGGAGGCGAGTGAAAATGAGGATGAGAAACGAGTAGAAGAAAAGCTCAAGcagctccaggagttggcagaGATGGCCATGAGTCAGAAATATAACAAGAGCGCCCAgcctgcatcatcatcatcatcatcttcttctacCTCCTCAGCCTGTGTAAACAGCGTTTGGCAGCAAATTGGCAATCTCATGCTTTATACTGCAGGAGGCGTCAGAGGAAGTGACAAGGTGGGCCACCAACcttaaaagtttgtttattcatttatgagTATAACAACAGTGGAATTATTCAACAAATGAAAtgtaacatattttttaattaattatttaatacaattgTCTCGCTATTAAATGTTTAGAGTCGGTTGCCAAATCATAATggactttagtttttttttccccaactatCAAGACGCATGGTGGTATTTAATGCTATTGTGGAGGTATTATTAATTATAGTAACGATTGCAATGTCTTCTCCAGATTGCTGGGTTTGACATAGATGGCTGCATTATCACTACTAAGTCTGGCAAAGTTTTTCCCACTGCACCGGATGACTGGAAGTACGTCTGTTTCTCTGATGCCCCAAAATCCAAGTGTATCTTGTCCCATCCTGTGTTTTGTCTTATTTGTGTGTACCGTTAACAGAATTCTCTACCCTGAAATTCAGCCACGTCTGGCCAGCTTAATTAAGAAAGGATACAAGGTGGGAGGAGCAAAACTTGACATACTGTTATGATATTAGATATACTGTAAACAAGACATAGACATTAAAGCCTATTTAAACAATCAGTTGTTGTATTGGTTTGTTTTCTTATTCCCCTTTTCTCTTCCTCTAGGTGGTCTTTTTCACAAACCAGATGGGAATCGCTAGAGGAAAACTGAGGCCAGAAGTCTTCAAGTCGAAAGTGGAGGACATCCTGACCACACTACAGCTACCTGTACAGGTATGGGTTGAGTTCATGACTTTTGAATGGCAAAggaaacaatatactgtaaataaagagCATTTATCAAAAGATTAtgcatttacaaagataattgttCGATTATTATTAGATTCCATAAATGTGCATAATATTGTGGCCAGTTGGTATACATCCTTTACGGACCACTTTATTTGGGCATACTTGTCTTGTACCATATTGAACCCCCTTTTACCCTCTCAATTTCCTTCCTTTTTGAACATCAAATTGTGGTTGATATTGTTTGGGTGTAGTTAATCTTGGAATAGTATTGTTGCTTGTACATTTCGGCTGTTTGTGTAAATAAAGTATAATCAGCTTTCTGAATATATCCTGAATCCAAATTAGATGAATTTTCATATTGTGC encodes:
- the zgc:162193 gene encoding LOW QUALITY PROTEIN: TRPM8 channel-associated factor homolog (The sequence of the model RefSeq protein was modified relative to this genomic sequence to represent the inferred CDS: deleted 1 base in 1 codon) yields the protein MSTQQHLREGDYLSLMRGLREVDLRGSFVPSALVLTGEHAFPLVMNSQGEVLMAASQYGSGRIVVLGHVAYLTTFSTLVENAVIWLRGDSSRNLSVGVNKSIKAVADNLSRSSFQIEVVGAFQKNMDVGVYVTDTYNLNIDGKDLVAFLKNGGGVLIGGEAWSWAADHPKENTLLRFGGNKVSGVAGIYFSEHPGEAELLPVYPQIPASWMRVVLGKEFEGDLEFLLQGISEFDITGGAIASEILIHGRLAFPIGKTEDGRPFLAASYYGLGRIILVSHEGFLGREELAPFWTNAIHWLDDGRRGTVGVLQHNALDVLKKSGFKCEKSDFRKDLSVFVCSAYSEKHAQEIQNFVAEGGGLLIGGHAWYWSQQHSGQNPLTEFSGNKILNKMGLSLLSGTIRGGRFKAPVPSQTSKDTYHFRHLLQRFAAHVTEGEDLTKHEEQCLKKLGKDCAAFLKMNAHDRCSYAQVLSTLTHVVKKSGMPQVCDTCPVKSPKDHLLLNVGSEVYKACPNPDSLLPYLIEQIPLLPVVYNHRIPLNVNTAESEEWISTGLYLSHGMKTYIAMPPQIVNKGWKVQIGCQTDYLKAAELKRAPSVHEQFPINTEMLQVWNLWGGLIYLVAPPKTKMGGLEVIVQVAVPAPYYKSGVTTPGDWAMLRTAPSPWAELEFENVVLTVPSDVIRNLDQPDSLATIWDTIMRGIADLAAKPHKFPRKERFVADVQISNGWMHSGYPVMMHKASANELVNIKNAKTKGLWGPIHELGHNQQRDCWEFRPHTTECTCNLWSVYVHEEVLGVKKEKAHGDVTPEKRKSRLEQFVKEGRPLSKWEIWVALETYLQLQERFGWDAFKRVFAAYHMLSSYPKDNNGKMNLYAETFSKTVGMNLCGFFKAWSWPIERATEEKLSTLPSWVDHPMVQFG
- the pnkp gene encoding bifunctional polynucleotide phosphatase/kinase isoform X1, with the translated sequence MSCVLVSSSGARVLLEDGRALLLGRGPDTRVVDKKCSRHQVKVVACFEDQDVVVTQLGPNPSFLEGEKLGRGQSGKLSHGGTLYLVNQQYPFQLCFTSSSARAASSTVQGGLKDTNKSKGGKNGNEKRSPWSLPKRSMKDFFHTSPMKSSKRPLSPERGHPDAKRQRGDEEASSGRNKEEASENEDEKRVEEKLKQLQELAEMAMSQKYNKSAQPASSSSSSSSTSSACVNSVWQQIGNLMLYTAGGVRGSDKIAGFDIDGCIITTKSGKVFPTAPDDWKILYPEIQPRLASLIKKGYKVVFFTNQMGIARGKLRPEVFKSKVEDILTTLQLPVQVFVAAGPGIYRKPAVGMWNHLCEKANDGVHVDNTQSFYVGDAAGRPENWAPGKKKKDFSCSDRLFALNLSLQFHTPEEYFLGWKSASYSLPQFDPRKLDSTARLYDPPSASLTLSKIEVIVAVGFPASGKSTFFQTHIVPKGYAYVNRDVLGSWQSCVAACERALKEGRSVAIDNTNPDLESRKRYVDVAKAAGMSCRCFHFSATLEQAKHNNRFREMVPSDSKHMKVNDMIFQSYKKHFVAPALSEGFSEILNIHFVPNFKDSQSEILFRQFTEG
- the pnkp gene encoding bifunctional polynucleotide phosphatase/kinase isoform X2, whose amino-acid sequence is MGEPCCWVGVPTPESSTRSVRDTRVVACFEDQDVVVTQLGPNPSFLEGEKLGRGQSGKLSHGGTLYLVNQQYPFQLCFTSSSARAASSTVQGGLKDTNKSKGGKNGNEKRSPWSLPKRSMKDFFHTSPMKSSKRPLSPERGHPDAKRQRGDEEASSGRNKEEASENEDEKRVEEKLKQLQELAEMAMSQKYNKSAQPASSSSSSSSTSSACVNSVWQQIGNLMLYTAGGVRGSDKIAGFDIDGCIITTKSGKVFPTAPDDWKILYPEIQPRLASLIKKGYKVVFFTNQMGIARGKLRPEVFKSKVEDILTTLQLPVQVFVAAGPGIYRKPAVGMWNHLCEKANDGVHVDNTQSFYVGDAAGRPENWAPGKKKKDFSCSDRLFALNLSLQFHTPEEYFLGWKSASYSLPQFDPRKLDSTARLYDPPSASLTLSKIEVIVAVGFPASGKSTFFQTHIVPKGYAYVNRDVLGSWQSCVAACERALKEGRSVAIDNTNPDLESRKRYVDVAKAAGMSCRCFHFSATLEQAKHNNRFREMVPSDSKHMKVNDMIFQSYKKHFVAPALSEGFSEILNIHFVPNFKDSQSEILFRQFTEG